The Arachis hypogaea cultivar Tifrunner chromosome 19, arahy.Tifrunner.gnm2.J5K5, whole genome shotgun sequence genome has a window encoding:
- the LOC112775860 gene encoding uncharacterized protein — protein sequence MIFCLGLLHDVGHGPFSHMFEGKFLSRVFNGDKWSHKKMSAKMIDYMVDEHNIDIDPELLKKVKGLCISLKVKYALLFLFTVLFSSFSL from the exons ATGATATTTTGCCTAGGATTACTGCATGATGTTGGCCATGGTCCCTTCAGCCACATGTTTGAGGGCAAGTTCCTTTCCCGGGTCTTTAATGGTGACAAATG GTCCCATAAGAAAATGTCAGCGAAGATGATAGATTACATGGTTGATGAACATAATATTGATATTGATCCTGAACTCCTCAAGAAAGTGAAG GGTCTATGCATCAGTTTGAAAGTGAAGTATGCTCTCTTATTTCTATTTACTGTTCTGTTTTCATCATTTAGCCTTTGA